A region of Methanocorpusculum labreanum Z DNA encodes the following proteins:
- a CDS encoding ketopantoate reductase family protein, whose translation MRILILGAGAVGLSVAAKLSKYAEVFAVCRERCSTSIEKDGFFLTGIWGTETFRFPCGVTPPEGPWDYIIISTKAAATREICEKYNHLFGEAEVVSLQNGIGNEEVIAEYTDHVIGAMIITGFEWKADNAVFVSVDGGATVFGRYTGGADRKAELLSDLFNKAGMRASATDNIKGTIWSKALYSCSLNPLGAVMECPYGDLLREPAWNIIINIVHEAFEVARAENISLVQKTANEYLEFLKTAKIPPTAAHFSSMYQDIAAGRKTEVDFINGAIVSLGRRHGIPTPVNETIVNLTHFKEELS comes from the coding sequence ATGAGGATATTAATACTTGGTGCCGGAGCAGTAGGGCTGTCAGTCGCCGCAAAATTATCGAAATATGCCGAAGTTTTTGCAGTATGCCGGGAAAGATGCAGTACGTCTATCGAAAAGGATGGCTTTTTTCTAACAGGGATCTGGGGGACGGAAACATTCCGGTTTCCCTGCGGAGTAACTCCCCCGGAAGGGCCCTGGGATTATATCATTATATCCACCAAAGCTGCCGCCACACGCGAAATATGTGAAAAATATAATCATCTGTTCGGTGAGGCCGAGGTCGTGAGTCTCCAGAACGGAATCGGAAATGAAGAGGTCATTGCCGAATATACCGACCATGTGATCGGCGCAATGATTATTACCGGATTTGAATGGAAAGCAGACAATGCGGTGTTCGTATCAGTCGACGGCGGAGCCACAGTCTTTGGAAGATATACGGGAGGAGCTGATCGAAAAGCGGAACTCCTGTCTGATCTCTTCAACAAAGCAGGCATGCGGGCGAGCGCCACGGATAATATCAAAGGGACCATCTGGTCAAAAGCATTGTACAGCTGCTCGCTGAATCCTCTTGGGGCAGTTATGGAATGCCCTTACGGAGATCTCCTCAGAGAACCCGCATGGAATATCATTATTAACATAGTGCATGAAGCGTTCGAAGTGGCACGCGCAGAAAATATCTCACTTGTACAAAAAACAGCGAATGAATATCTTGAGTTCCTGAAGACAGCGAAGATCCCCCCAACGGCCGCACATTTTTCCTCAATGTATCAGGACATAGCTGCCGGCCGCAAAACCGAGGTTGACTTTATCAATGGAGCCATAGTTTCACTTGGCAGGAGACACGGCATCCCAACTCCCGTGAATGAAACGATCGTCAATTTAACTCACTTCAAAGAGGAGCTTTCATGA
- a CDS encoding NusA-like transcription termination signal-binding factor, translating into MSEITISEDAMRMIAQFENLTGAGARDCVVDDKFSRILFVINPGEMGLAIGKKGASIKKASDAFGKKVEVVEYNPDKVQFIRNCFLPVHVQTVTFEEDEEENTEVAYIEVADTDRGLAIGKEGRNIIKAKKLAFRQFDIANVELKQEEEEESEEDEL; encoded by the coding sequence ATGAGTGAGATAACTATTTCCGAAGACGCCATGCGCATGATTGCCCAGTTTGAGAATCTCACCGGTGCAGGCGCAAGAGACTGTGTTGTCGATGATAAATTCAGCCGGATTCTCTTCGTCATCAACCCGGGAGAGATGGGACTTGCAATCGGAAAGAAGGGTGCCAGTATCAAGAAGGCATCTGACGCTTTCGGTAAGAAGGTCGAGGTCGTTGAATACAACCCGGACAAGGTTCAGTTCATCAGAAACTGCTTCCTCCCTGTCCACGTTCAGACCGTCACCTTCGAAGAAGATGAAGAGGAAAACACCGAAGTTGCCTACATCGAGGTTGCAGATACCGATCGCGGTCTTGCAATCGGAAAAGAAGGCAGAAACATCATCAAAGCAAAGAAACTTGCTTTCCGCCAGTTTGATATCGCCAACGTCGAGCTCAAACAGGAAGAGGAAGAAGAGTCTGAAGAGGATGAGTTATAA
- a CDS encoding 50S ribosomal protein L30e codes for MDFNLSLRRAMKTGEVTLGQNSVEKIVAENKAELVIIAKNAPAQIRNFLAANENVPLYEFDGSSRQLGKECGRDHMISVLAIVNAGESDILSLKSE; via the coding sequence ATGGATTTCAACTTATCTTTAAGAAGAGCAATGAAAACCGGCGAGGTAACCCTCGGCCAGAACTCTGTTGAGAAAATCGTTGCTGAGAACAAAGCAGAACTCGTCATCATCGCAAAGAATGCTCCGGCACAGATCCGTAACTTCCTTGCTGCAAACGAAAACGTCCCTCTTTATGAATTTGACGGCAGCTCCCGTCAGCTTGGAAAAGAATGCGGTAGAGATCACATGATCAGCGTCCTTGCGATCGTCAACGCTGGCGAGTCCGATATCCTCTCCCTTAAGAGTGAATAA
- a CDS encoding ABC transporter substrate-binding protein — MVVFTAGCTDTGSDNATVEILYTGAGTMPGLLATGQIDGYINWQPFVAVALEGDIGKVISYSQDLPPKGTWTNHTCCVFGANSKALENPEIAASLSALMILGNKYINDNPDNAAVLTADWLFSSQNMTYGNVTVSSIDVMKTSIPTIKFSSEVTESWMDSNQAFILSQRELGLVTSKLATTSADESAEILYDFGPYESAVLQVESGTFITPAATSTISIGYLPSDHHAPLFVLLKDWEYFKDTYNCYLKPVTEKTGKITDAELYTNGQKIADVKLVEGTGGPQLMTLLQQNAIQYALAGTPPFISAVDKSTGDMSLKILSPIMLEGSGLVASVSSPANDWNSFVSWVKSRSAEGKNVVLGDPQLGSIQDVQLKAALESAGIVYVVKSA, encoded by the coding sequence ATGGTAGTTTTTACCGCAGGATGTACTGATACGGGAAGTGATAATGCTACCGTGGAGATTCTCTATACTGGAGCCGGAACCATGCCGGGGCTTCTCGCGACCGGTCAGATCGACGGATACATCAACTGGCAGCCTTTTGTTGCCGTCGCATTAGAGGGTGACATCGGAAAAGTAATCTCCTACAGTCAGGATCTTCCACCTAAAGGAACGTGGACAAACCACACCTGCTGCGTGTTTGGGGCCAACTCCAAAGCTCTGGAAAATCCAGAAATTGCCGCAAGTCTTTCGGCTCTGATGATCCTTGGAAACAAGTATATCAATGATAATCCGGATAACGCAGCCGTATTAACTGCTGACTGGCTCTTCTCCAGTCAGAACATGACCTATGGAAATGTCACGGTCAGTTCAATTGACGTGATGAAGACCTCGATCCCGACGATCAAGTTCTCCAGCGAAGTTACCGAATCCTGGATGGACAGTAATCAGGCGTTCATCCTGTCCCAGCGTGAACTTGGACTCGTTACTTCCAAACTCGCCACGACATCCGCGGATGAATCTGCAGAAATCCTTTATGACTTCGGTCCGTATGAGTCGGCTGTTTTACAGGTTGAAAGCGGAACATTCATCACGCCTGCGGCGACCTCGACCATCTCAATCGGGTATCTGCCAAGCGATCACCACGCACCTCTGTTCGTTCTCCTGAAAGATTGGGAGTACTTTAAGGATACCTATAACTGCTATCTGAAACCCGTCACGGAAAAGACCGGAAAGATCACCGATGCTGAACTTTACACCAATGGTCAGAAGATCGCCGATGTCAAGCTCGTTGAAGGAACCGGCGGACCTCAGCTGATGACCCTTCTCCAGCAGAATGCTATCCAGTATGCACTTGCCGGCACGCCGCCTTTCATCAGCGCGGTTGATAAGAGTACAGGTGACATGAGTCTCAAGATTCTCTCTCCAATCATGCTTGAAGGATCCGGACTTGTCGCATCCGTCTCTTCCCCCGCAAACGACTGGAATAGTTTTGTTTCATGGGTCAAATCACGCAGTGCCGAAGGCAAGAATGTGGTTCTTGGCGATCCCCAGCTTGGATCCATTCAGGATGTTCAGCTGAAAGCTGCTCTTGAATCGGCTGGTATTGTCTACGTGGTAAAATCCGCGTAA
- the mobA gene encoding molybdenum cofactor guanylyltransferase, whose amino-acid sequence MTAKRSAMILAGGEARRVNGREKYLFSYQGCSFISRLVTTFEGLVDEIVIVAKNKKQTEHFAGLPEIVRCTWDTQPGLGPIGGISAGLNEIKGELVFISACDMPTIHKPIVQYLFENIEGYDAIIPEWENTDLEPLHAVYRVSALREYIGKHESLSLRDMVNTLNTKRIAPEMFRTVDPDLESFRNVNTLEELLAMGPEAAYQEKHPEK is encoded by the coding sequence ATGACGGCAAAACGATCCGCGATGATCCTTGCAGGCGGTGAGGCACGAAGAGTAAACGGACGCGAAAAGTATTTGTTTTCTTACCAAGGCTGCTCATTTATTTCTCGGCTTGTTACGACCTTCGAAGGACTCGTCGATGAGATCGTGATCGTTGCAAAAAACAAAAAACAGACCGAGCATTTTGCCGGCCTTCCGGAAATCGTCAGATGTACATGGGATACACAGCCAGGTCTTGGACCAATCGGCGGAATATCGGCAGGTCTAAACGAAATCAAGGGAGAACTCGTGTTCATCTCGGCATGCGATATGCCTACCATCCACAAACCCATCGTTCAATATCTGTTCGAGAATATCGAAGGGTATGACGCTATCATCCCGGAATGGGAAAATACCGACCTAGAGCCGCTTCATGCAGTTTATCGGGTATCGGCACTTAGGGAATATATCGGAAAACACGAATCTCTTTCCCTCCGCGACATGGTGAATACGCTGAATACAAAACGAATAGCACCGGAGATGTTTCGAACGGTCGATCCTGACCTTGAAAGTTTCAGGAACGTAAATACCCTTGAAGAACTTCTTGCCATGGGCCCGGAAGCAGCCTATCAGGAAAAACATCCTGAAAAGTAA